TTGCGGTAGTTTAATTTGATGATAGGAGTAGGACCTAAGAATATGTatctcaatttttaaataatattttatacgtTCCTCattattgttttctgttttggacctttttcttcttcttttctagtGAAGTGCTGCTCTAGTTTGAGGCACAATGAGATTGGAGAAATGCTGGTTTTGCTCTTCAACCATATACCCTGGACATGGAATCCAGTTTGTTCGTAATGATGCAAAGGTACAAATGAAGTTCACTCCTTGCTAACTTTGGAATAATCTTCAATTCATCATAAagaatttcttcttttatgaaagattaaatatttaaaaagttagtCGGACCTTCCCCTGGTCCTTTTCTGTAAATGCTACTTCAGAATTAGTAATTATGTAATTGATTGTTCTTGTTGGATCAGTTGAGATTTACTGTTTTAAAGTGGTGGCTCAGGTTCCTcatgattctttatttttttgttttgcagatttTTCGGTTTTGTAGATCTAAATGCCACAAGAACTTTAAAATGAAGAGAAATCCTCGTAAGGTAAAATGGACCAAGGCATATCGTCGAGTGCATGGAAAGGATATGACACAGGTAATTACTTGGATATCAGATACCTGCTTAATTTAATTGCCTTGATTTGGGCAAACTTCACAGctgttatatttttgttttaggaCTCAACTTTTGAgtttgagagaaagagaaacagGCCTGAAAGATATGACAGGAATCTTGCGGAGAATGTCCTCAAGGCCATTCCTAAGATTGATAAGATCAGAGTCTCGAGGGAGgagagacaccataagaacaggTCCTCTTTGACTTAacttgta
Above is a window of Glycine soja cultivar W05 chromosome 12, ASM419377v2, whole genome shotgun sequence DNA encoding:
- the LOC114378613 gene encoding probable ribosome biogenesis protein RLP24 codes for the protein MRLEKCWFCSSTIYPGHGIQFVRNDAKIFRFCRSKCHKNFKMKRNPRKVKWTKAYRRVHGKDMTQDSTFEFERKRNRPERYDRNLAENVLKAIPKIDKIRVSREERHHKNRMKGKKEKLLKEAVKELEQGISLVKAPSVLQQDPSLTLPKIKVKVSQQQSEENHAMEE